The following are from one region of the Candidatus Rokuibacteriota bacterium genome:
- a CDS encoding enoyl-CoA hydratase/isomerase family protein, giving the protein MAYKTLLFEIKDQVGTVTLNRPEAYNALNLTLARELFDASLELDENPDVRCIVVTGAGKAFCAGGDVKDFADNLPRIGILVKELTTYLHGAVSRLVRSQKPVIMGVNGVAAGGGLSLALSGDLVIAAESARFTMAYSKIAATPDGSSSYFLPRLIGLRRAMELYFTNRVLSAREALEWGLVTRVVADAEFSEALRSLARELAQGPTLAFGGAKLLFHQSTHESLETQMELESQAIARSGHTEDFRDGVTAFAQKKTPTFKGR; this is encoded by the coding sequence ATGGCGTACAAGACGCTCCTGTTCGAGATCAAGGATCAGGTCGGCACCGTCACCCTGAACCGGCCGGAGGCCTACAACGCGCTGAACCTGACCCTGGCGCGCGAGCTCTTCGACGCGTCGCTGGAGCTGGACGAGAATCCGGACGTCCGCTGTATCGTCGTCACCGGAGCCGGCAAGGCGTTCTGCGCTGGCGGCGACGTCAAGGACTTCGCCGACAACCTGCCGCGGATCGGGATCCTGGTCAAGGAGCTGACGACGTACCTCCACGGAGCTGTCTCGAGGCTGGTGAGGAGCCAGAAGCCGGTGATCATGGGCGTCAACGGCGTCGCGGCCGGCGGCGGGCTCTCCCTCGCGCTCTCGGGCGACCTCGTGATCGCGGCCGAGTCGGCGCGCTTCACGATGGCCTACTCGAAGATCGCGGCGACGCCCGACGGCTCGTCGAGCTATTTCCTCCCCCGGCTGATCGGGCTCAGGCGCGCCATGGAGCTCTATTTCACGAACCGCGTCCTCAGCGCGCGCGAGGCGCTCGAGTGGGGGCTGGTCACGCGCGTCGTCGCCGACGCCGAGTTCTCCGAGGCGCTACGAAGCCTGGCGCGAGAGCTCGCCCAGGGGCCCACGCTCGCCTTCGGCGGGGCCAAGCTCCTCTTCCACCAGTCCACCCACGAGAGCCTGGAGACCCAGATGGAGCTGGAGTCCCAGGCCATTGCCCGGAGCGGCCACACCGAGGACTTCAGGGACGGCGTCACCGCGTTCGCCCAGAAGAAGACCCCCACGTTCAAGGGCAGGTAG
- a CDS encoding 3-oxoacyl-ACP reductase FabG: MGRLDGKTAVVTGGNTGIGREVCLAFAAEGADVAVNYIAREPDARSLVEAIQGKGRRALAVKADVTREDDVRVMVDRVLQAFGRIDVLVNNAGIQKAQAITEMSVEDWDRMMAVHLRGTFLCCRAVVPHMQARGTGRIINMCSQLAYTGRARYTAYSAAKGGIVTFTRSLAQELAPAIQVNAVAPGLVDTGFDPLPEERKREIAAALPLKRLGRPNDVAPVFVFLASDEARYFCGQTLGPNGGEVMP, translated from the coding sequence ATGGGACGGCTGGACGGGAAAACGGCGGTCGTGACGGGTGGGAACACGGGGATCGGACGCGAGGTCTGCCTGGCCTTCGCCGCCGAGGGGGCCGACGTCGCGGTGAACTACATCGCCCGCGAGCCGGATGCTCGGAGCCTGGTCGAGGCGATCCAGGGGAAAGGCCGGCGCGCCCTCGCCGTCAAGGCGGACGTGACCCGGGAGGACGACGTCCGGGTGATGGTGGACCGGGTCCTCCAGGCCTTCGGCCGCATCGATGTCCTCGTCAACAACGCCGGGATCCAGAAGGCCCAGGCGATCACCGAGATGAGCGTGGAGGACTGGGACCGGATGATGGCCGTGCATCTCCGCGGCACTTTCCTCTGCTGCCGCGCGGTGGTCCCGCACATGCAGGCGCGCGGGACCGGGAGGATCATCAACATGTGCTCGCAGCTCGCCTACACCGGCCGGGCGCGCTATACGGCCTACTCCGCGGCCAAGGGCGGCATCGTGACCTTCACCCGCTCCCTCGCCCAGGAGCTCGCGCCCGCGATCCAGGTGAACGCCGTCGCCCCGGGGCTCGTGGACACCGGCTTCGATCCGCTTCCCGAGGAGCGCAAGCGCGAGATCGCCGCGGCGCTGCCGCTCAAGCGGCTCGGCCGCCCTAACGACGTGGCCCCCGTGTTCGTCTTCCTGGCCTCGGACGAGGCGCGCTACTTCTGCGGCCAGACGCTCGGGCCGAACGGCGGGGAAGTCATGCCGTGA
- a CDS encoding DUF1116 domain-containing protein gives MSVKAANADAVSRLVAAEPVLVDCVPAAEALGLEAHAVLHAGPPIEWDAMCPPLQAAVMGALRYEGWAGSEPEAAELAARGRVRFEPCHHRGAVGPMTGLITRSMPVFVVENRALSNRASATINEGLGRVLRFGANDEGVLTRLAWLRDEAGPLLGRALRRAGGIPLRPLMAQALRMGDEMHQRNVAASSLFVRAILSPLVREASGPELARLADFIVGNDQFFLNLVMAAAKAATDPILGIRGATVVAAMARNGTEFGIRVAGCGERWFTAPVNTPEGLFFPGFGPEDANPDLGDSAIVETIGLGGMAMAASPAVAGFVGAGGLAEALRITEEMREITLGEHPHFRIPTQDERGVPVGIDVRRVVATGITPLINTGIAGRKAGVGQVGAGVVRAPLGCFTAALEALAAPSA, from the coding sequence GTGAGCGTGAAGGCCGCGAACGCTGACGCTGTGAGCCGACTCGTCGCGGCGGAACCGGTGCTCGTGGACTGCGTCCCCGCCGCCGAGGCCCTCGGGCTCGAGGCCCACGCGGTGCTCCACGCGGGGCCGCCGATCGAATGGGACGCGATGTGCCCGCCGCTCCAGGCCGCGGTCATGGGCGCGCTCAGATACGAGGGCTGGGCCGGGAGTGAACCCGAGGCGGCCGAGCTGGCGGCGCGCGGGCGGGTGAGGTTCGAGCCGTGCCACCATCGGGGCGCGGTCGGGCCGATGACGGGCCTGATCACGCGCTCGATGCCGGTCTTCGTCGTCGAGAACCGAGCGCTCAGCAACCGCGCCTCGGCGACGATCAACGAGGGGTTGGGGCGCGTGCTCCGCTTCGGCGCCAACGATGAGGGCGTCCTCACGCGCCTGGCCTGGCTCAGGGACGAGGCCGGCCCGCTCCTCGGACGCGCGCTCCGTCGCGCGGGCGGGATCCCGCTCAGGCCGCTCATGGCGCAGGCGCTCCGCATGGGCGACGAGATGCACCAGCGGAACGTCGCCGCGTCGTCGCTCTTCGTGCGCGCGATCCTTTCCCCGCTCGTGCGCGAGGCATCGGGCCCGGAGCTCGCCCGGCTCGCCGACTTTATCGTCGGCAACGACCAGTTCTTCCTGAACCTGGTGATGGCGGCGGCCAAGGCGGCGACGGACCCGATCCTCGGGATCCGCGGCGCGACGGTAGTCGCCGCGATGGCGCGGAACGGCACGGAGTTCGGCATCCGGGTGGCCGGCTGCGGGGAGCGCTGGTTCACGGCGCCGGTCAATACCCCCGAGGGGCTCTTCTTCCCGGGGTTCGGGCCGGAGGACGCGAACCCGGACCTCGGTGACTCGGCCATCGTGGAGACGATCGGCCTCGGGGGCATGGCGATGGCCGCCTCGCCGGCCGTCGCCGGGTTCGTCGGCGCCGGCGGCCTGGCCGAAGCGCTCAGGATCACGGAGGAGATGCGGGAGATCACCCTGGGCGAGCACCCGCATTTCAGGATCCCGACCCAGGACGAGCGCGGGGTCCCGGTCGGCATCGACGTGCGCCGCGTCGTCGCGACGGGCATCACGCCGCTCATCAACACCGGGATCGCCGGCCGGAAAGCCGGCGTGGGTCAGGTGGGCGCGGGGGTCGTCCGGGCGCCGCTCGGCTGCTTCACGGCGGCCCTGGAGGCGCTCGCCGCGCCCTCGGCCTGA
- a CDS encoding aldehyde dehydrogenase family protein, whose protein sequence is MGGGGNTMKSELFIGGSWRAPLSGETYATVNPATEEESARVGKGDERDIDLAVQAARKAFDSGPWPKMSAAERGRIVWKLADLIMANLDEMARFESLCTGKTLFDSGKVEIPFAAEVFRYYAGWATKIHGETLALREGAFTFTLRQPIGVVGAIVPWNFPFLLASWKIAPALAAGNTVVLKPASLTPLTALKFAELCAEAGLPEGVFNVVTGPGSKVGMALVRHAGVDKIAFTGSTEVGKKIMSEAAGTLKRVSLELGGKSPNIVFADADMEAAVRGAMTGIFYNKGEVCAAGSRLFLEEKIHDEFVAKLTDRVKGLKVGDPMDKATRMGPVVSKQQMETVLSYIEAGKQEGARVVTGGGQAKVGNGKGFFIEPTIFDQVSNRMKIAREEIFGPVLSVIPFKAIEEGIAEGNTTTYGLAAAVWTRDVAKALRAARALRAGTVWVNAYNLYDAALPFGGFKESGFGRELGSAGLELYTEVKTVWVDLS, encoded by the coding sequence TCAACCCCGCGACGGAGGAGGAGAGCGCGCGGGTGGGCAAGGGCGACGAGCGCGACATCGACTTGGCGGTGCAGGCCGCACGGAAGGCTTTCGACTCTGGCCCCTGGCCGAAGATGAGCGCAGCCGAGCGGGGCCGCATCGTCTGGAAGCTCGCGGACCTGATCATGGCGAACCTGGACGAGATGGCGCGGTTCGAGAGTCTCTGCACGGGGAAGACCCTCTTCGACTCGGGCAAGGTCGAGATCCCGTTCGCCGCCGAGGTCTTCCGCTACTACGCGGGGTGGGCGACCAAGATCCACGGGGAGACCCTCGCCCTCCGCGAGGGCGCCTTCACGTTCACGCTCCGCCAGCCCATCGGCGTCGTGGGGGCGATCGTTCCCTGGAACTTCCCGTTCCTCCTCGCATCGTGGAAAATCGCCCCGGCCCTCGCGGCCGGCAATACGGTGGTCCTGAAACCGGCGTCGCTGACGCCACTGACAGCGCTCAAGTTCGCCGAGCTCTGCGCGGAGGCCGGGCTTCCCGAGGGCGTGTTCAACGTCGTCACCGGCCCCGGCTCCAAGGTCGGGATGGCGCTGGTGCGTCATGCGGGTGTGGACAAGATCGCGTTTACGGGTTCGACGGAAGTCGGCAAAAAGATCATGAGCGAGGCGGCGGGCACGCTCAAACGCGTCTCCCTCGAGCTGGGCGGCAAGTCGCCGAACATCGTCTTCGCCGACGCTGACATGGAGGCGGCCGTGAGGGGGGCGATGACCGGCATCTTCTATAACAAGGGCGAGGTCTGCGCCGCCGGCTCCCGGCTTTTCCTCGAGGAGAAGATCCACGACGAGTTCGTCGCCAAGCTGACCGACCGGGTCAAGGGGCTCAAGGTCGGCGATCCCATGGACAAGGCGACGCGGATGGGCCCCGTGGTCTCCAAGCAGCAGATGGAGACTGTACTTTCGTACATCGAGGCCGGAAAGCAGGAGGGCGCGCGCGTGGTGACGGGTGGCGGCCAGGCCAAGGTGGGGAACGGCAAGGGCTTCTTCATCGAGCCCACCATCTTCGACCAGGTCTCGAACCGGATGAAGATCGCGCGCGAGGAGATCTTCGGGCCGGTCCTCTCGGTGATCCCGTTCAAGGCGATCGAGGAGGGGATTGCGGAGGGGAACACGACGACCTACGGGCTCGCCGCGGCCGTGTGGACACGCGACGTGGCGAAGGCGCTCCGCGCGGCACGGGCGCTCCGCGCCGGCACGGTCTGGGTGAACGCCTACAACCTCTACGACGCCGCGCTGCCCTTCGGCGGGTTCAAGGAGTCCGGGTTCGGGCGGGAGCTGGGCTCGGCGGGGCTCGAGCTCTACACCGAGGTCAAGACCGTCTGGGTCGATCTCTCCTGA